The genomic DNA GCCCGGTCCACATCAACGCCCGCTTCCGCGAACCACTGATCCCAGAACCCGATACGCTGGCGGTTAAACGTGAAGCCGAGACCGGCGTGCAGCCGGTGATTACCCCCTCCCAGGCACAACCCCGATTTACTGCTGACAAGCGGTGGCAACAGCGCGGTGCGTCCTATCAGGATCAACTGGTTGAGGCCACGGGCTTACGGGAACGCCACACGGTGGTGGTTGCCGGTCATGGTGCCGGACCCATCGCCCACGATTTCGCCTTAGCCCTGGGACTGCCGCTCTTTGCCGAGCCGTCATCCAACGCCAGGTTTTCGCGCAACGCCATCGCAGCCTATCCCTATCTATTGGGGCCCGAAGGCGGCCACGGCGAACATGCCCACCGGTTGGGTAAACATATTCGTCGCATCGTGCTGTTTGGACGGCCCACCCTGTCGCGACAGCTTCAAGCCCTTCTCAAACGCGATGACATCAAATCCGCCATGTATTATCCGCGACCGGTCGGCTGGTTCACACCGGGCGCTCGCAGAGAAGAACTGATCACTGAGCTGCAATCTTTGGCAGAGTTCGCCGGCACCGGCCCACCGGGGTGGCTGGGGTCCTGGCAATCGGCCGCACTGCGTGCCCAACGCGCCCTAGAACAGGCGCTGACCAAACGACAGCATGTCGTCGGCAAGCCCGGAGCGATGCGTACCGCGCAATTAGTCTCGGCGACTGCCCTGGGTCAGCTGGTGTTGGGGTCCTCGTCGGTGATTCGCGATGTGGATCTCGTGTGGCGCCCACCGTCTGAGGCGACCGCGACGGTCTTTGCGCATCGCGGGTTGGCCGGCATCGATGGGACCATCTCGACAGCAAGCGGCATCAGTCTGGCGACCGGAGAACGCACCACAGTCATGGTTGGGGATCTGACGTTCCTCTACGACACCAACGGTCTGCTGATGGGCCCGACCGAGCAAGAACCCCACCTGGACATTGTGGTGATTAACGATTCTGGCGGGGCGATCTTCCACGGCCTGGAACACGGTGAAGTCGCGCAGCGTCCGGGCATGGCATCGGTGGTGGAACGTTTCTTCGGCACGCCCCACACCGTAGATATCGGCGCGATCTGTGCTGCCCACGGCATCAGACACGAGCGGTTAACTTCGGAACAACAACTTATCCATATGCTCGGAGACCCCACCGAAGGTCGACGAGTCCTCGAAGTGGTCTCAGATCGTAGCCAACGCTCTGACGTGCACGCCGCAGTCCAAGCCGCCGTTCGAGCCACCTTCGTCTAATGCACTCACAGAACAGGATGATGACAGGCTCATGACGCAAAAGCTCCAGCACGCACCCCAGCGTGTCCTTTTGGTTGGATGTGGGCAGGTCGGCACCGAACTCGGACAACGGCTCATCGCCGAGGGGGCGCAAGTTTACGGCCTGCGCCGAGACGCGCGTCAGTTACCGGTCGAATTTGAGCCCTTGTCCGTGGACCTGCTACAACCGGTGACCCAGGCGTTACCTACCGTTGATGCGATGGTGATAACCCTGACGCCGTCGATCAAAGACACCACCGGGGCAAACGGTTATCTGGCAGCGTTGCACCAATTGGCGCAGGCCCTGCCGCAGGTCCCACCTCGTGTGCTCTTTGTATCCTCCACTCGAGTCTTCGAAGGCGTAACCACCGAGCAGGCCATTACTGAGTCTGATCCGGTAGCCCCCGTGTCCGAACGCGGTGAAACCCTGGTTGCCGGCGAGGCTCTCGCAACCCAGCTGTTCAACGCGCATATCGTGCGCCCCGCAGGGATCTACGGGCCAGGACGCGAAATGTTACTTCGAAAAGTACTGGATCAAAAACCGGTTCAATATGCCCGTCGCACCAATAGGATCCACCAGACCGATCTCGTGCGAGCTCTGCATACACTCCTGATGCTCGACACTGCGCCCAACGTGCTGCATGCAATCGACCGCACCCCGGGTGTACTGCTAGGTGACGTGGTCAAATACCTTGCCGATCGCCTGCATGTGGCCCCGCCCCCGCCGGTCGAACCCGTCGAATCCGGTGGACGAATACTGAGCGGCGATCGATTAGCGGAGCTTGTGGGAACGTTGACCTACCCGACGTATCGGCACGGTTACGATCAGATCATTGCGGCTCGCGAAACGACACTGTAAGGCATTCCTGTTGGCTTCTCAGGATCTCAAGATAAGCTAGGGCAGGTCCTTCCCCAACCAACAGAGATGTGAATTATGCCGCGACTACCTCGTGCCATTGCTGCTCTGATGGCAGCTGCTGTGATGTTTGCTGGATGCAGTGCCGACCCG from Enteractinococcus fodinae includes the following:
- a CDS encoding sugar nucleotide-binding protein: MTQKLQHAPQRVLLVGCGQVGTELGQRLIAEGAQVYGLRRDARQLPVEFEPLSVDLLQPVTQALPTVDAMVITLTPSIKDTTGANGYLAALHQLAQALPQVPPRVLFVSSTRVFEGVTTEQAITESDPVAPVSERGETLVAGEALATQLFNAHIVRPAGIYGPGREMLLRKVLDQKPVQYARRTNRIHQTDLVRALHTLLMLDTAPNVLHAIDRTPGVLLGDVVKYLADRLHVAPPPPVEPVESGGRILSGDRLAELVGTLTYPTYRHGYDQIIAARETTL
- the menD gene encoding 2-succinyl-5-enolpyruvyl-6-hydroxy-3-cyclohexene-1-carboxylic-acid synthase, with translation MDSMDTARAIVTALRDSGVRHVVIGPGSRSAPLVYALAEAAHPDRLRLHVRVDERSAAFTALGMALASGRPAAVVTTSGTATGNLLPAMMEASHADIRLVAVTADRPTEVQFTGANQTTDQRDMFGVHARTSITVTGDTADYAKTHASVMGALAVGAGTDSSPTGPVHINARFREPLIPEPDTLAVKREAETGVQPVITPSQAQPRFTADKRWQQRGASYQDQLVEATGLRERHTVVVAGHGAGPIAHDFALALGLPLFAEPSSNARFSRNAIAAYPYLLGPEGGHGEHAHRLGKHIRRIVLFGRPTLSRQLQALLKRDDIKSAMYYPRPVGWFTPGARREELITELQSLAEFAGTGPPGWLGSWQSAALRAQRALEQALTKRQHVVGKPGAMRTAQLVSATALGQLVLGSSSVIRDVDLVWRPPSEATATVFAHRGLAGIDGTISTASGISLATGERTTVMVGDLTFLYDTNGLLMGPTEQEPHLDIVVINDSGGAIFHGLEHGEVAQRPGMASVVERFFGTPHTVDIGAICAAHGIRHERLTSEQQLIHMLGDPTEGRRVLEVVSDRSQRSDVHAAVQAAVRATFV